The Microcebus murinus isolate Inina chromosome 4, M.murinus_Inina_mat1.0, whole genome shotgun sequence genome has a segment encoding these proteins:
- the LOC105859914 gene encoding olfactory receptor 5P76-like, giving the protein MDSRVDGNHTAVTGFTLLGLTDDPVLRVVLFMIILCIYLVTISGNLSTVILIRISSQLHHPMYFFLSHLASVDIGYSSSVTPNMLVNFLAEKNTISYLGCAIQLFSAAFFGTVECFLLAAMAYDRFVAICNPLLYSTKMSTQVCVQLLLVAYIGGFLNSSFFTFSFFSLSFCGPNQVNHFFCDFAPLIELSCFHTSVHTTVPSFSAGLVLMVTVLVIAISYIYILITILKMRSTEGRHKAFSTCTSHLTAVTLFYGTTIFIYVMPKSSYSTDQNKVVSVFYMVVIPMLNPLIYSLRNKDIKGALKRQLGRKIFSQ; this is encoded by the coding sequence ATGGATTCCCGGGTAGACGGGAACCACACTGCTGTGACAGGGTTCACTCTATTGGGCTTAACAGATGATCCAGTCCTTCGCGTTGTCCTCTTCATGATCATCTTGTGCATCTACCTGGTGACCATATCTGGCAACCTCAGCACAGTCATTCTAATCAGAATCTCCTCCCAGCTCCATCaccctatgtatttttttctgagccaCTTGGCTTCTGTTGACATAGGCTATTCATCTTCTGTCACCCCCAACATGCTTGTGAACTTCTTGGCAGAGAAAAATACAATCTCCTACCTTGGATGCGCCATCCAGCTTTTTTCAGCTGCTTTCTTTGGGACAGTTGAATGTTTCCTTCTAGCCGCCATGGCTTATGACCGCTTTGTGGCAATATGCAACCCACTGCTTTATTCAACCAAAATGTCCACACAAGTCTGTGTGCAGTTACTCCTAGTGGCTTATATAGGTGGTTTTCTTAACTCTTCCTTCtttaccttttccttcttttctttatccttctGTGGTCCAAATCAAGTCAatcattttttctgtgattttgctCCTTTAATTGAACTCTCTTGTTTTCATACCAGTGTCCACACCACTGTTCCCTCATTTTCTGCTGGCTTAGTCCTTATGGTCACTGTGCTTGTCATAGCCATCTCCTACATCTACATCCTCATCACCATCCTGAAGATGCGCTCCACCGAGGGGCGCCacaaggccttctccacctgcaccTCCCATCTCACTGCAGTCACTCTGTTCTATGGCACCACTATATTCATTTATGTGATGCCCAAGTCCAGCTACTCAACTGACCAGAACAAGGTGGTGTCTGTGTTCTACATGGTGGTCATCCCCATGTTGAACCCCCTCATCTACAGTCTCAGGAATAAGGATATCAAGGGGGCTCTGAAGAGACagcttggaagaaaaatattttctcagtga
- the LOC105859895 gene encoding olfactory receptor 5P4-like, translated as METGNGTMVTEFIILGLTEDPILCAVFFVVFLGIYIVTILGNVSIIMLIRRSPQLHTPMYLFLSHLAFVDIGYSTSVTPVMIVSFVRERIAIPVAGCIAQLGSDVVFGTTECFLLAAMAYDRYVAICSPLLYSTHMSPRVCIIFLVASYVGGCVNSLTCIGCLLSLTFCGPNKINHFFCDLPPLVKLSCTHIYIAELSPPISSGSIIVITLFIMVFSYVYILHSILKMRSTEGRHKAFSTCTSHLTTVTLFYGTAAFVYVMPKSSHSDDHIKVVSVFYTVIIPMLNPLIYSLRNKEVKEAVRKLMVRTHFSFERNPM; from the coding sequence ATGGAGACTGGAAATGGCACAATGGTGACAGAGTTCATTATTTTGGGATTAACAGAGGATCCCATTCTTTGTGCAGTTTTCTTTGTGGTCTTTCTAGGAATCTACATTGTCACCATATTGGGCAATGTCAGCATAATCATGTTAATCCGAAGAAGCCCTCAGCTCCACACCCCTATGTACCTTTTCCTCAGCCATTTGGCCTTTGTGGACATCGGCTATTCCACATCAGTCACACCTGTCATGATTGTGAGTTTCGTAAGGGAGAGAATTGCCATCCCTGTTGCTGGCTGCATAGCCCAGCTTGGCTCTGACGTTGTCTTCGGGACGACCGAGTGCTTCCTGCTGGCCGCCATGGCCTACgatcgctatgtggccatctgctcCCCACTTCTCTACTCCACACACATGTCTCCCAGGGTCTGCATCATCTTCTTGGTTGCTTCGTACGTAGGTGGGTGTGTGAATTCTTTGACATGTATCGGCTGCTTATTGAGCTTGACTTTCTGTGGACCAAACAAAATCAACCATTTCTTCTGTGACCTCCCACCACTAGTGAAGCTTTCTTGCACCCATATTTATATTGCCGAATTATCTCCTCCCATCTCTTCTGGGTCGATCATTGTAATCACACTGTTTATCATGGTTTTCTCATATGTGTACATTCTCCACTCAATCCTGAAGATGCGCTCCACTGAGGGAAGGCacaaggccttctccacctgcaccTCCCACCTCACTACGGTCACTCTGTTCTATGGGACAGCTGCATTTGTTTATGTTATGCCAAAGTCAAGCCACTCAGATGATCATATTAAAGTGGTGTCTGTGTTCTACACAGTAATAATCCCCATGCTGAACCCTCTGATCTATAGTCTGAGgaacaaggaggtgaaagaggcTGTGAGAAAACTGATGGTGAGAACACATTTCTCATTTGAAAGAAATCCAATGTGA